From the Paenibacillus tianjinensis genome, the window ACGCGGCCTCTTCAAATACGGAGGCGACAAAATGGGAGCAGAAATAAGCATCTTCCCGGTCGAATTTGACGTTCAGCAGGACTCCGATCAGACCCAGCAGATGATATTTATAGCGCTCCTGGTTCTCCATCATCCCTTGCACATGGTTGTACATGGCCTCATATTCTTCGTCACTGACGTTCAACTGGTAGATTGCACAGTCTGCTGTGCTGTAGAAGGGGTGAATGAAGTTTTCACGGATAAGGCCGGCAACGAACGGATTATGCACTTTTTTGCGGCCAAAGCTGTATACTTCGTCCAGTCCGCTGTCAAAGGCAATCGAGGCATGATTCAGTTCAGCTTTTGTGAACCATTTAATGATTCCGCTAAAGGCGGTCCCCGTTCCGGTTAGTACAATATAGATTTTTTTGCCCGTACCCATATTATAAAATCCTTTCTGCTGGAAGTTTTGGATAATCCGGTAAAATTTCTTAATGAATTACCTTCATCTTACTGTATAATCCTGCTTTGGAAAACAAACTTTAGTCTTGACCTGAAACTAGACTTAAGGCTAAGTAACTGCCTCTAAATTACGCTTTTTTTGACTGTTCCAGTGTATAAACTGGATTCAAGCCGCAAAAAATAAGCTGTTCACCCCTCATCTTTACAAAAACAATTGGAAATGCTTCCACATTAGTGATACAATAATAGTCAAAATGACATTCTTGATTCCAAGGAGGATTATCTTAATGACTGAACAGGCAAAAGAACAAGCGATCCATAAGGAAGAAAATTCGACGGTGGATAACCTGGCGATCACAACCATCCGTACTTTGGCAATCGATGCAATTGAAAAAGCCAATTCCGGACACCCGGGTATGCCGATGGGCTCCGCACCAATGGGTTACCAACTATTTGCCAAAACTATGAATCACAATCCGGATCATCCGACTTGGGTTAACCGTGACCGTTTTGTATTGTCCGCCGGACATGGCTCCATGCTGCTGTACAGCTTGCTGCACCTGAGCGGCTACGATCTGCCGATGGAAGAATTGAAGCAATTCCGCCAATGGGGCAGCTTGACTCCTGGTCATCCTGAATTTGGCCACACTGCAGGTGTGGATGCTACCACTGGTCCGCTTGGACAAGGTATCGGTATGGCTGTAGGTATGGCAATGGCTGAAGCTCAGCTGGGCGCTACTTATAATAAAGACAACTACAATGTAATTGACCACTATACGTACGCAATCTGCGGTGACGGCGATCTTATGGAAGGTATTTCTTCCGAGTCTGCTTCCCTGGCAGGACACCTTAAGCTGGGCAAGCTGATTGTTATGTACGATTCAAATGATATCTCGCTCGATGGTAAGCTGAACCTGGCTTTCTCTGAGAATGTTGCGAAGCGCTTTGAAGCTTACGGCTGGCAGGTTCTGCGCGTAGAAGACGGCAACGATCTTCCGGCTCTGGGCCAAGCGATTGCGGAAGCACAAGCGGACAGCAGCAAACCAACCCTGATTGAAGTGAAGACGGTTATCGGCTACGGCAGCCCGAACAAGCAAGGTAAAGGCGGCCACGGCGGTACTCACGGCTCCCCGCTGGGTGCTGATGAAGCGAAGCTGACTAAAGACTTCTACAAATGGGTATACGAAGAAGATTTCTATGTACCTGATGAAGTGCGCGCGCGTTTTGCTGAAGTGAAAGAAAAAGGCATCGCGGCTAACAAAGCATGGGATGAGAAATTCGCAGCTTACAAACAAGCCTATCCAGAGCTAGCTGCACAGCTCGAAACAGCCATCAGCGGTGAGCTTCCAGCGGGCTGGGATGCAAACCTTCCATTCTACAAAGCAGAAGACAAAGCAGTATCCACACGTGTGGCTTCCGGTCATGCACTCAACGGCCTGACTGCCGGCGTACCTCAGCTGGTGGGCGGTTCCGCGGACCTTGAAAGCTCAACAATGACTCACCTGAATGGTCTGACTCAATTTACACCTGATTCCTACGACGGCCGCAACATCTACTTCGGCGTACGCGAATTCGGTATGGCTGCAGCAATGAACGGGATTGCCCTGCACAGCGGTCTCAAAGTATTCGGCGGTACCTTCTTCGTATTCACCGATTACCTGCGTCCGGCTGTCCGTCTGGCTTCGATCATGAAGCTGCCGGTAACTTATGTTCTTACTCATGACAGTATCGCTGTCGGCGAAGACGGTCCTACCCATGAGCCTATCGAACAATTGGCTTCCCTGCGCATTATCCCGGGTCTGACTGTTATTCGTCCAGCTGATGCCAATGAAACTTCTGCGGCTTGGGCATATGCAGTAGAGAACACTGCCAATCCTGTGGCACTGGTGCTTACCCGCCAGAACCTGCCGATCCTGCCAGGTACTGTTGAAGGCGTACGCGATAACATCAAACGCGGCGGATATGTTGTCTCCGATTCCAAGAACGGTACTCCGCAGGCACAGATCATTGCTACCGGTTCTGAAGTGCAGCTGGCTGTAAAAGCCCAAGCAGCGCTGGCTGAAGAAGGTATTGATGTACGTGTTATCAGCTTGCCGAGCTGGGATCTGTTCGAAAAACAGGACAAAGCTTACCGCGATTCCGTTATCCTGCCTGAAGTTAAAGCCCGTCTGGCAGTTGAAATGGCACAGACCTTCGGCTGGGAGCGTTACACAGGCGATCAGGGCGACATTCTCGGTATCACTACATTCGGTGCTTCCGCGCCTGGCGATATCGTAATGAAAGAATACGGCTTCACAGTAGAAAATGTAGTCAGCCGCGTAAAAGCACTGCTATAATAGACGGAATAAGGACAAGGGGGAGAATAAGCACATGAGTCAGTTTACCAACGCGACAATTCAAAAAGCAGCGAATGTTTATTACGATGGAAAAGTTACCAGCCGTACAGTTATTTTGGAGGATGGTACGAAGGTGACGCTCGGCATTATGCTGCCTGGTGTGTACGAATTCGGCACGGATGGCCCGGAGACAATGGAGATCTTATCCGGCGATCTGAAAGT encodes:
- the tkt gene encoding transketolase produces the protein MTEQAKEQAIHKEENSTVDNLAITTIRTLAIDAIEKANSGHPGMPMGSAPMGYQLFAKTMNHNPDHPTWVNRDRFVLSAGHGSMLLYSLLHLSGYDLPMEELKQFRQWGSLTPGHPEFGHTAGVDATTGPLGQGIGMAVGMAMAEAQLGATYNKDNYNVIDHYTYAICGDGDLMEGISSESASLAGHLKLGKLIVMYDSNDISLDGKLNLAFSENVAKRFEAYGWQVLRVEDGNDLPALGQAIAEAQADSSKPTLIEVKTVIGYGSPNKQGKGGHGGTHGSPLGADEAKLTKDFYKWVYEEDFYVPDEVRARFAEVKEKGIAANKAWDEKFAAYKQAYPELAAQLETAISGELPAGWDANLPFYKAEDKAVSTRVASGHALNGLTAGVPQLVGGSADLESSTMTHLNGLTQFTPDSYDGRNIYFGVREFGMAAAMNGIALHSGLKVFGGTFFVFTDYLRPAVRLASIMKLPVTYVLTHDSIAVGEDGPTHEPIEQLASLRIIPGLTVIRPADANETSAAWAYAVENTANPVALVLTRQNLPILPGTVEGVRDNIKRGGYVVSDSKNGTPQAQIIATGSEVQLAVKAQAALAEEGIDVRVISLPSWDLFEKQDKAYRDSVILPEVKARLAVEMAQTFGWERYTGDQGDILGITTFGASAPGDIVMKEYGFTVENVVSRVKALL
- the ppnP gene encoding pyrimidine/purine nucleoside phosphorylase, which encodes MSQFTNATIQKAANVYYDGKVTSRTVILEDGTKVTLGIMLPGVYEFGTDGPETMEILSGDLKVLLPGTDVWKEIKGAETFHVPGNSKFALEVFALTDYCCSYPIL